TTAAATTCTGGTTGCATTGGAATAAACAGAGAATTTAAGAATATTCGTTCACAAATTTTGGAAAGCTTAAATGATGATTTTGATAGAGAAATAGAATTTTCTGTTGGTCCCGTAGGATTTTTTATCGCAAGTCAATTTGTAAAATTTGCAGATACCGAAGAAAATGTTGATGAAATGCTTTCAAAAATTAGAAATATTCAAATTGGTGTATACAATAGATTGAGTAATTTTTCACATCCATCATTTAAACTTTTAACAAATATCTCAAAATCTTTTGATGATGAAAAATGGAAACCAATTGTTAAAACTATTCAAGAAAATGAACTTACCGGAATATTTTTAAAAGAAAATTTTCATGAAGATATAAACGAACTTATTATAATTTCATTAAATGATGAAGAACTTGTATTGGTTAAACTTCAAGGAAATCTTGGTGCAATAATGGATGTAATAATTAGAGATTATGGTCACAATATAAAACTTGCTGAGAATAATTAACTTCTGAATAATCTAATAGTGCTTGTCATTCCCACGAAAATGGGAATTCAGTAGATTCCCGTCATTTAGTTAACGGATTCAGAAGTTTCAAATTTTCCTTAAATTTTTAGTTAATCTATTTCGATCAAAACACTTTGTTAAAACAAATTTCACAACTATTTTTCATTTCGCAAGTCTAAATACAATAAATCTAAATCAAATCCGTTTACAAAATAAAAAAGGTAATTTATGTTGAAATATGTACTACTTATTCTAACAATTTCTTTAATTTCGGTAAATACATTTTCGCAAAAATTGCCTTCACAAAACGAAGTAAAAGCTTACAAAACTTCTGAAACAATAGTTTTAGATGGTGAATTATTAGAAAATGTTTGGAAACAAAATCCTACAACATATTTTATTCAAAAAGAACCTCATGAAGGAAAGCCGGCAACTCAAAATACAGAAGTTAGGGTAGCATTTGATAACGAAAATTTATACGTGAGCGGAATGTTTTATGATACAAATCCCGATTCTATTGATCAAAGTTTGATGAGAAGAGATAATATGGTTCCTTCAGATTGGTTTTTCCTTTTTCTTGATCCTTATAATGATGACCGAACCGGATATTATTTTGCCGTAAATCCCGGTGGTTCTATAAATGATGGAATTTTATTCAATGATAGTTGGGACGACGATACTTGGGATGGCATTTGGGAATCTAAAACAAAAGTTCATGAAAACGGCTGGACTGCGGAAATGAAAATTCCCTTTTCACAATTAAGATTTAGTGAAAGCAATAAAATGATTTGGGGAATTAATTTTAACCGCGATATAAAAAGAAATGGAGAAAATTCTTTTTACATTATGGTTCCACCGAGTGAAAGCGGATTTGTTTCAAAGTTTGCTGATTTAGTTGGATTGGAAGGAATAAAGTTTAAACAGCGTCTCGAGTTTTTACCGTATATAGTTCAAAAAGCTCAATATTTAAAGCATGATTCGGGTGATCCATTTTACAAAGCAAATCAATATCAAACTTCTGTAGGTGCAGATTTTAAAGTTGGAATTGGAAGTAACTTTAATGTGGATGCAACTGTAAATCCGGATTTTGGACAAGTAGAAGTTGATCCGGCGGTAATTAATCTTTCCGCATTCGAAACATATTTTCAAGAAAAGCGACCGTTTTTTATTGAAGGTCAAGATATGTTTTATTTTGGAATTGGCGGTGCAAACAATAATTGGGGATTTAATTTTGGAAGTCCGGAACTATTTTATTCAAGAAGAATTGGAAGAGCTCCGCAAGGGAATTTGCCGGATTATGATTATGGAGATTATCCAAAAGAAACACGAATTTTAGGAGCAGCAAAACTAACTGGAAAGATTGATGAAAGCTGGTCGCTTGGTGCAATTAACGCAATTACAGAAAGAACTTTTGCAACGATTTCTTTAAACGAAAAAAAATCTAATATTGAAGTTGAGCCATTTTCAAATTACGGAGTTTTACGTACACAAAAACAATTTAATGATAATCGTCAATCAATTGGAGCAATTTTTACTTCAGTAAATAGAAATTTGGAAACTGCGGATCTTAAAACTTCATTAAGCAACCAAGCTTATACTTTTGGTTTAGATGGATGGACGTTTTTAGATTCCGCAAAACAATATGTAATTACAAGTTTTTTTGTTGGTTCTTATACAAGCGGTTCAAAAGAATATATGTCTTATCTTCAAGAACAACCATATAGATATTTCCAAAGACCAGATGCTACATATATGAAACTTGATTCAAATAGAACAAATATTGCTGGATATTATGGCAGAGTTATGTTAAATAAACAAGAAGGAAATTTTTATATCAATACAGCTTTAGGTGCAGTATCTCCAGGATTTGAAAATAGTGATTTAGGATTTCAATGGATGGCTGATAAGATAAATGGGCATTTGGTTTTAGGCTATAGATGGTTCGATCCAGATAATATTTTTAGAAGAAAATCTATTTATATGGCTCATTTTAGAGATTACGATTTTGAAGGAAATTTATTGAACAATGGAGTAATGCTTTTTTCTAATTTACAATTTGTCAATTATTACAGCTTTGTTTTTCAAGGATTTTACAATACTGAAGAATATTCAAGAAATTTAACTCGCGGTGGACCTTTAGCAAAAAATCCCGCACAAAAATCACTTTCCATTAATGCTTCAACTGATTCAAGAGAAAAAATAATTTTAGGATTAGAAACTTCATATTATGATGATGAATTTGGTAGCAATGCATTTGATATTGAATTAGAGTTAGAGTGGAAACCTATAACTCAGCTTAGCTTTAGCTTTGGTCCTAATTATTCTATAAATAAAGATAAGCGTCAATGGATTGGAAGTTTTGCAGATGTTAATGCAAATAATACTTTTAAAAATAGATATGTTTTCGGTGAACTAAATCAAAAAACAATTTCATCAAATATAAGATTCAATTGGACAATTACACCGCAAATGAGTTTTCAATTATTCTTACAGCCATTAATTTCTGTAGGAAATTATGATAATTTCAAAGAATTGGCAAAATCAAAATCTTTAGAATACAATAATTATTCGGAAATTGGTGACGTAAGTTATAATTCTGAGAATGATGAATATTCAATTGATCCAGATAAATCGGGACCTTCGGAACAATTTACTTTTAGTAATCCAAATTTTAATTTTAAATCTATTCGAGGAACATTTGTATTTCGTTGGGAAGTTTTACCCGGTTCGATATTTTATTTAGTTTGGTCGCAAGATAGAGATGATTATAACAATCCCGGCGATTTACAATTTGGAAGAGATTTTAGAAATTTAGTTAAAGCTGAATCAAATAATATTTTTCTTGCAAAGTTTTCTTACTGGTTGGATTTTTAAAAGTTAAAAAGCGAAAATCTTTTTAAAATAGCTTTATTTTGAATTTTGAGAAATTCTTAAAAACTAAAAATAAAATTGCCATTAATACGTTTACCATAATTGTAAATATCATCGATAATTCTTTCGTTGGTAATGTTATTATTCCCCAAATGTGATAAAAACTCGCAGTA
The nucleotide sequence above comes from Ignavibacteriota bacterium. Encoded proteins:
- a CDS encoding DUF4252 domain-containing protein, whose product is MKIKYLFLLFGISILNSGCIGINREFKNIRSQILESLNDDFDREIEFSVGPVGFFIASQFVKFADTEENVDEMLSKIRNIQIGVYNRLSNFSHPSFKLLTNISKSFDDEKWKPIVKTIQENELTGIFLKENFHEDINELIIISLNDEELVLVKLQGNLGAIMDVIIRDYGHNIKLAENN
- a CDS encoding carbohydrate binding family 9 domain-containing protein: MLKYVLLILTISLISVNTFSQKLPSQNEVKAYKTSETIVLDGELLENVWKQNPTTYFIQKEPHEGKPATQNTEVRVAFDNENLYVSGMFYDTNPDSIDQSLMRRDNMVPSDWFFLFLDPYNDDRTGYYFAVNPGGSINDGILFNDSWDDDTWDGIWESKTKVHENGWTAEMKIPFSQLRFSESNKMIWGINFNRDIKRNGENSFYIMVPPSESGFVSKFADLVGLEGIKFKQRLEFLPYIVQKAQYLKHDSGDPFYKANQYQTSVGADFKVGIGSNFNVDATVNPDFGQVEVDPAVINLSAFETYFQEKRPFFIEGQDMFYFGIGGANNNWGFNFGSPELFYSRRIGRAPQGNLPDYDYGDYPKETRILGAAKLTGKIDESWSLGAINAITERTFATISLNEKKSNIEVEPFSNYGVLRTQKQFNDNRQSIGAIFTSVNRNLETADLKTSLSNQAYTFGLDGWTFLDSAKQYVITSFFVGSYTSGSKEYMSYLQEQPYRYFQRPDATYMKLDSNRTNIAGYYGRVMLNKQEGNFYINTALGAVSPGFENSDLGFQWMADKINGHLVLGYRWFDPDNIFRRKSIYMAHFRDYDFEGNLLNNGVMLFSNLQFVNYYSFVFQGFYNTEEYSRNLTRGGPLAKNPAQKSLSINASTDSREKIILGLETSYYDDEFGSNAFDIELELEWKPITQLSFSFGPNYSINKDKRQWIGSFADVNANNTFKNRYVFGELNQKTISSNIRFNWTITPQMSFQLFLQPLISVGNYDNFKELAKSKSLEYNNYSEIGDVSYNSENDEYSIDPDKSGPSEQFTFSNPNFNFKSIRGTFVFRWEVLPGSIFYLVWSQDRDDYNNPGDLQFGRDFRNLVKAESNNIFLAKFSYWLDF